CGGCGGGGACGGACAGCTCGCCGCCCTCGAGGGGGCCCGGCTGCTCTGGATCGAGACCCCGTCCAACCCGGGGCTCGACGTCTGCGACGTACGCCGCCTCGTGCGGGCCGCACACGCGGGGGGCACCCTGGTCGCCGTCGACAACACCCTCGCGACCCCGCTCGGGCAGCGGCCCCTGGAGCTCGGCGCGGACTTCTCCGTCGCCAGCGGCACCAAGGGGCTCACCGGCCACGGGGACCTGCTGCTCGGTTACGTCGTCTGCCGCGACCCCGAGCTGGCCGCGGGCATCCGCCACTGGCGCAAGATCGTCGGCGCGATCCCGGGCCCCATGGAGGCCTGGCTCGCCCACCGCTCCCTGGCCACCATCCAGCTGCGGACCGAACGCCAGTGGGGCAACGCGCTGGCGGTGGCCGAGGCACTGGCCGACCGGCCCGAGGTCACCGGGGTGCGCTACCCGGGGCTCGCCTCGGACCCCTCCCACAAGACGGCCGCCGGGCAGATGCGCGGCTTCGGCTCGGTGGTCTCCTTCACCCTGCCGGACCGTGCGCACGCGGAACGCTTCATGACCGCCCTGCACCTGGTCGAGGACGCCACGAGCTTCGGCGGAGTCCGGTCCACGGCGGAGCGGCGCGGACGTTGGGGCGGCGACGCCGTGCCGGAGGGCTTCATCCGCTTCTCCGCCGGGGCCGAGGACCCCGGGGACCTGGTCGCCGATGTGCTCCGGGCCCTCGACTCCGCGGGCTCCGGGAGCTGAACCGCGCGGGAGTAAAGCGGTCCGAGCCTCCCCCCTGGTGGCTCGGACCGCCCCGGGTCCCTACGAGAAGAACCACGCCGACAAGGCTAGTTGACTCAGCGTCAGAGTCCAATCACGGTAACGACAGGGGCCTATCGGCATATTTATAGTTGTAGACCCCCACCGAGAGGGGCCGCCATGGACCTGGCCCTGCTGCGCACCTTCGTCGCCGTGCACCGGGCCGGCTCGTTCACCCGGGCCGCCACGCTCCTCGGGCTGTCGCAGCCCGCCGTCACCTCGCAGATCCGCACCCTGGAACGCCAGCTCGGCCGGCCCCTGTTCCACCGGCGCGCCCGGGGCGTCACCCCCACGGCCGTCGGCGACGAGCTGGCCCACAAGGCCGCCCCGCACCTGGACGCCCTGCTCCGGATCACCGAGACCGAGCGGGAGGCCGCCGGGACCCTGCGGACCCTGCACCTCGCCGGGCCCCCCGAGTTCCTCTGCCTGCGGGTACTGCCCGCCCTCGCGCCCCTCGTCGGCCAGGGCCAGACGCTGCGCACCGCCCTCGCGCCCGGCGCCGAGGAGAACCTCGCCGGGCTGGCCGCCGGCCAGCACGACCTGGTCGTCACCACCGCCCGGCCGCGCGGCGGGCCCTTCACCGCGAGCGCCCTCTGCGACGAGGAACTGGTGCTGGTCGCCGCGCCCTACTGGGCCGCCCTGGCCGACCCGGCCGAACTGGGCGCCGCGGGCCCGGCGGCGCTCGAGGGGGTCCCGGTCGTCGAGGTCCACGAGAGCCTGCCGCTGGTCACCCGCTACTGGGCCGCCGTCTTCGACTCCGTACCCGACTGCGCGGCCACCGTCGTGGCACCCGACCTGCGGGCCGTACTGGAATGCGTCCGGGCCGGCGCCGGACTCGCCGTCCTGCCCCGCTACCTGTGCCAGGACGCCCTCGACCGCGGCGAGATCGTCTCGCTGCTGGAGCCCGCCCTGCCCCCGCTGCGCACCTGGTTCCTCGTCGTCCGGGCCGGCAGCCTGGCCCTCGCCCACCTCGCCCGGGCCCACGACCGCCTGCTGCGCGCCGCCGCGCACTGGTGAGCCCCCCGTGTTTCGGACCGTGGCGCGTTTCAGAAGGGGAGGAGTGGGCCACTCTTCTCCCATGACCGAACGTCCCGTGGTCAAACGCACCGCCCGAGCGATCCTGCTCGACGGTGACGACCTGATCCTCATCAAGCGCACCAAGCCCGGCGTCGACCCGTACTGGCTCACCCCGGGCGGCGGCGTGGAGTCCTCGGACGCCACGGTCGTCGACGCCCTCCACCGCGAGCTGCACGAAGAACTCGGCGCCAAGATCACCGATGTGGTGCCCTGTTTCGTCGACACCGTCGAGCACATCGCGTCCGGCGGAGTGACCGGCGTGAAGGTGCAGCACTTCTTCGTCTGCCACCTCGAATCGATGGACCCGGCCCTGCGGCACGGGCCAGAGGTCGACGAACCCGAGGGCGAGTACGAGATCGTCCGCGTGCCCTTCAGCCGGGTCGGCATCGCCGCCGTCCACCTGGTTCCGCTCTCGCTGCGCCACTACCTCGACGGCAACATCGAGGGGGTGCGCGCCATGCACGCCCCCGACCTGGGCTGACCACGCCGGGGAACTGACGGGCCCTCGCCGGTCCCAGCCGGCCGGCCGGTCCCGGCCGACCGCGCGCCGGTCTCAGCCGGCCACGCCCGCCAGCTCCTCGAGCGCGTCGTAGCGGATGCGCTCCCCGGGGATCCCGATCCGCTTGAGCGCGTCCACACCACTGCGGATCATCGCGGGCGGTCCGGAGATGAAGGCGTCGTACGAGCTCCAGGGCCCGTGCTCACCGATCGCCTGCGGCAGCTGGCCCGCCAGCCCCTCGCCGATCACCGGGCGGACCGACAGCCACGGGTGGGAGCGCTGCAACCCCAGCAGGGTGTCCTTGTCGTAGAGGTCGTGGTCGCTGCGCGCCCCGAAGAAGACCTCCACCGGACGCCGCTCTCCGTGCTCGGCCACGTCCTCGATCAGCGCCTTGATCGGGGCGATGCCGGTGCCCCCGCCCAGGCACAGCATCCCGTTGTCGGTGCTGTGGTCCACCACCATCGACCCGGCGGGCGGCCCCAGCCGCAGTACGTCGCCCGGGCGGGCGTGCCGCACCAGGGCGTTGGAGACCCAGCCCGCCGGGACGGCCTTGACGTGGAAGGACAACAGCCCGTCCGCGCGCGGCGCCGAGGCGAAGGAGTAGTGCCGCCAGACCCGCGGCCACCACGGCGTCTCCAGGCTCGTGTACTGGCCGGCGAGGAAGGGGTACGGCTGGTCGGGACGGACCGTCAGCACGGCGATGTCAGAGGTGCGCAGGTCGTGCGAGACCACCTCGGCGTGCCACCAGGCCGGCGCCCTGGCCTCGTCCTGCGCCGCCGCGTCGATCATGGTCTGTGAGATGGCGGTGTACGCGCGCACCCACGCCGCCTCGGTCTCCGGCCCCCAGGTGAGTTCCGCGTACCGGGCCAGCGCCCCGATCAGGGCCTCTCCGACCGCCGGGTAGTGCGCGGCCACGGTGCCGTACTTGCGGTGCCCGGCGCCGAGCCGGCGCAGGTACGGGATGAGCACGGCCGGGTCGTCGATGTGCTCGGCGGCGGTCAGCAGGGCCTTCAGCAGCCGGTCGCGCTGGACGTCCATGGCCGCGGGGAACATCTCCCGGACCTCGGGGTGGCCCGTGAAGACCAGGGCGTAGAAGTAGGAGGTCACCTTGTCTGCGACGGGTGCGATCTCCGCGAGGGTCCGGCGGATGAGCACGGCGTCCGGGGAGGGCTCGATCGCACCGCCCCCGGAAGGTATCCGGCCCGTCGCTCTTGCCGATCTGGTGGGCGGAGCGTCCATGCGGTGCCTCGCTTCGAGCATCTCGGTCGGGTCTCACACGCCTCGGCCTCGAATCCGAGGTTCCGGGTTTCACAGCGTGCCAGCCGACCGAGAGCGCTGCGGGGGAATGGAAAAAACCGGGTTTCGAACCCCCTTTTCCCCTTAAGATGCCTCGACTTCCGGGCGTGGGACACCCACGAGCTGGTATGCCTCACGGAGGTCGCGGCCCTCGTAGACATGCGTGGCCCGCTCCGCCAGATACGGGCGCGCGTTCACCGCCACCGAGCACGCCACCGCCTCGAAGAGCACCGCGTCGGTCCTGGAGTCCCCGTACGCGACGCAGTCGGCCCGGCCCACTCCGAACCGCTCGCACAGCCGGTCCGCGACCTCCACCTTGCCCTCGGGCGTCAGGATCCCGGCCGCGTCGACGGGCCGGGTGAAGGGCACCTCCGGGAAGACCGAGCCATGAGCGGCATGCGCCCCCCACTCCAGCAGCAGCTCCACGAAGAACGAGGGGGACAGCGAGATCACCGCGCAGTAGTCGCCGCGCTCCCGGATCTCCTTCCAGACGTCCCGGATCCCCGCCAGCCACGGGGCCCCGTCGAAAGCGGCCCGGACGTGCGCGGGCGTGAGGTCCGCCCACAGCTCCCGCGCCGCCACCGAGAACGCGTGCGGGCCGATCTCCCCTGCGCCGAAGGCCCGCTCGAGCTCGGCGATCTCGGCGCCGACGCCGAGCTGCCGGGAGATCTCCACCGGCGCGGCCGAGCCGTACATCAGGGTTCCGTCGAGGTCGAACAAGTGCAGGGAAGTCATAGCTGCCGAGGCTAACCGCTACGTTTCACGTGAAACAGCGACCCGATGTTTCACGTGAAACATCCGCGGTCGGATCCTTCAAATCCCTGGACTCCCCAGGAGCTGATGATCCACTCTGGGCCGGTGACACCACCACCGCTCACCGACCTGCCGATCCGCGCGCTGACCACGGACGATCTCCGTCACTGCGCCGACCTGTCCGAGGACCGCGGCTGGCTGCGCGAGGACCACAAGTGGGGGCTGCTCCTCGCCGCCGGCAACGGCTACGGCATCGACGCACCAGACGGCCAGGGGCTCGCCGCGGCCTGCGTCGTCACCCAGTACGGCGACACCCGGGCGAAGCCCGACCTCGCCGCCATCGGGATGGTCCTCGTCGCCGACCGGTACGCCCGCAAGGGCCTGGGGCGGCGCCTCATGCGGTACGTGTGCGACGACGTCCTCGCCGGCGTGCCGCTCACCCTGCACGCCACCCCGTACGGCCGCCCGCTCTACGAGGAGCTCGGCTTCGACACCACGGGCCGCGCGGAGATGCTCCGGGGCGCCTTCCGCCCCGAGCCTGACGGACCCGCCGCCGGCCTCACCAGCGGCCCCGGCGGCGTCCACGTCCGGCCTGCCACCGCCGAGGACCTCCAGCGGATCGTCCGGCTGGACACGGAGGTGTTCGGCACCGACCGGACCCACGTCATCACACGGCTTCCGGCCTTCACGGACAGGCTGCTCGTCGCCGAGGACTCCTCCGGCGCCCTCATCGGCTACGCCGCGATCTGGCCCAACATGGACACCCATGTCATCGGCCCGCTGATCGCCCGCGACACCGCCTCCGCCAAGGCCCTGGTGTCCTCCCTCGCCGCCGGCACCGAACGGCACCTGCGCACGGATGTCGACGTGCGCCACGAGGAGCTCCTCTCGTGGCTCAAGGAGCGCGGCCTGGAATCCGTGGCCTTCAACACCGTCATGACCCGAGACATCCCCGGCCTCCCCGGTGACTGGTCCCGCCGCTGGGCGCCGCTCACCGTCGCCGCCGGCTGAGACGAGGCTCCCCGTGACCGAACCCGCCGAACTGACCATCCGCCCCGCCACCGAGGCCGATCTGCCGGACATCGTCGCCATGCTCGCCGACGACCCGCTGGGCGCCACCCGCGAATCCCCGGACGACCTGGCCCCGTACGTCGCGGCCCTGAAGCGGCTGACCGACGACCCCCACCAGCACGTGGTCGTCGCCGTCCGCGACGAGCGCGTCGTGGGCACCCTCCAGCTCACGATCGTTCCGGGCCTGTCCCGCAAGGGCTCCACCCGCTCCATCATCGAAGGCGTCCGGATCCACGCCGACGAACGCGGCAGCGGTCTGGGGACCCTCTTCATCGAATGGGCCGTCGACCGGTCCCGGCAGGAGAACTGCCAGCTGGTCCAGCTCACCTCGGACGCGACCCGCACCGACGCCCACCGGTTCTACGAGCGGCTCGGTTTCACCGCCTCCCACGTGGGGTTCAAGCTCCAGCTCTGACGCGTCCCGGCACAGGCCGGGCCGCTGTCGGCGGCCCGGCCTACGATCGGGAGGATGAGCCCCAGCCTTCCCCTCGTCACCACCGCCGAACGCCGCCACCGGCTCGGCCGACGGCACCGCCTGGCTCCCTCCGCCCGCGCCGCCACCACGGTCCAGGCCGCGGACGCCGTCGTCGCCCTGCACGCCACGGACGCCGCGACCGTCTACCTCTCCGCCCGCGCCCGGCTGGCCGGGGGCGGCCCGGACACGATCGGGCAGGCCCTGTACGAGGACGTCAGCGTCGTCCGCATGCTCAGCATGCGCAACACGCTCTTCGCCGTCTCCGCCGAACTCGCCCCGTACGTGGACGCGTCCACCGCCCGGGGCATCGCGGTGAAGGAACGCCGGACCCTCCTCAAGCACCTCGAGGAGGACGGGCAGGGCCTCGACGCCGACTGGCTGGCGCGGGCCGAGGGCGCCGCCCTGGACGCCCTCGACGCCCGGGGTCCCTCGACGGGCACCCAGCTCTCCGCGGCGGTGCCCGCACTGCGGCAGAAGATCACCATCGGCCGGGGCAAGAAGTACGAGACCGAGACCGGCGTCGCCACCCGTGTCATCCGCCTCCTCGCGGCCGACGGCCGGATCCGGCGGGACCGCCCGCGCGGGTCGTGGACCTCCAGCCAGTACCGGTGGGTGCACACGCAACCCTGGCCCTCCGTACCCGCCGCCGAGGCCCGCGCCGAGCTCGCCCGCCGCTGGCTCCGTGCCTACGGCCCGGCCACCGAGGCCGACCTCAAGTGGTGGACCGGCTGGACCCTCACCGACGTGCGCAAGGCCCTGGCCGCCGTGGGCCCCGAGCAGGTCCGCCTCGACGACGGCGGGACCGCGCTCGTCTGCCCCGGTGACACCGGGCCCGAGCCGGCCCCGGAGCCCTGGGCCGCGCTGCTGCCCGGCCTCGACCCCAGCGCCATGGGCTGGGCCGACCGGAGCTTCCACCTCGACACCGCCCACCGTCCCGCCCTTTTCGACTACGCGGGCAACATCGGGCCCACCGTGTGGTGGAACGGCGAGATCGTCGGCGGCTGGGCCCAGCGCCCGGACGGGGAGATCGTCTGGCGGCTGCTGGGCAGCCCCGGCCGCGCCGCCGAGGAGGCGGTCGCCGCCGAAGCGGCCCGGCTCGCCGACTGGGTGGGCGACGCCCGGATCACCCCCCGGTTCCGCACCCCGCTGGAGCGCGAACTCGTCGCCTGACCCGAGGCGTCAGCCGATGCC
The Streptomyces sp. NBC_00091 genome window above contains:
- a CDS encoding GNAT family N-acetyltransferase, encoding MTPPPLTDLPIRALTTDDLRHCADLSEDRGWLREDHKWGLLLAAGNGYGIDAPDGQGLAAACVVTQYGDTRAKPDLAAIGMVLVADRYARKGLGRRLMRYVCDDVLAGVPLTLHATPYGRPLYEELGFDTTGRAEMLRGAFRPEPDGPAAGLTSGPGGVHVRPATAEDLQRIVRLDTEVFGTDRTHVITRLPAFTDRLLVAEDSSGALIGYAAIWPNMDTHVIGPLIARDTASAKALVSSLAAGTERHLRTDVDVRHEELLSWLKERGLESVAFNTVMTRDIPGLPGDWSRRWAPLTVAAG
- a CDS encoding HAD family phosphatase, which codes for MTSLHLFDLDGTLMYGSAAPVEISRQLGVGAEIAELERAFGAGEIGPHAFSVAARELWADLTPAHVRAAFDGAPWLAGIRDVWKEIRERGDYCAVISLSPSFFVELLLEWGAHAAHGSVFPEVPFTRPVDAAGILTPEGKVEVADRLCERFGVGRADCVAYGDSRTDAVLFEAVACSVAVNARPYLAERATHVYEGRDLREAYQLVGVPRPEVEAS
- a CDS encoding NUDIX domain-containing protein is translated as MTERPVVKRTARAILLDGDDLILIKRTKPGVDPYWLTPGGGVESSDATVVDALHRELHEELGAKITDVVPCFVDTVEHIASGGVTGVKVQHFFVCHLESMDPALRHGPEVDEPEGEYEIVRVPFSRVGIAAVHLVPLSLRHYLDGNIEGVRAMHAPDLG
- a CDS encoding GNAT family N-acetyltransferase, which encodes MTEPAELTIRPATEADLPDIVAMLADDPLGATRESPDDLAPYVAALKRLTDDPHQHVVVAVRDERVVGTLQLTIVPGLSRKGSTRSIIEGVRIHADERGSGLGTLFIEWAVDRSRQENCQLVQLTSDATRTDAHRFYERLGFTASHVGFKLQL
- a CDS encoding winged helix DNA-binding domain-containing protein gives rise to the protein MSPSLPLVTTAERRHRLGRRHRLAPSARAATTVQAADAVVALHATDAATVYLSARARLAGGGPDTIGQALYEDVSVVRMLSMRNTLFAVSAELAPYVDASTARGIAVKERRTLLKHLEEDGQGLDADWLARAEGAALDALDARGPSTGTQLSAAVPALRQKITIGRGKKYETETGVATRVIRLLAADGRIRRDRPRGSWTSSQYRWVHTQPWPSVPAAEARAELARRWLRAYGPATEADLKWWTGWTLTDVRKALAAVGPEQVRLDDGGTALVCPGDTGPEPAPEPWAALLPGLDPSAMGWADRSFHLDTAHRPALFDYAGNIGPTVWWNGEIVGGWAQRPDGEIVWRLLGSPGRAAEEAVAAEAARLADWVGDARITPRFRTPLERELVA
- a CDS encoding LysR family transcriptional regulator produces the protein MDLALLRTFVAVHRAGSFTRAATLLGLSQPAVTSQIRTLERQLGRPLFHRRARGVTPTAVGDELAHKAAPHLDALLRITETEREAAGTLRTLHLAGPPEFLCLRVLPALAPLVGQGQTLRTALAPGAEENLAGLAAGQHDLVVTTARPRGGPFTASALCDEELVLVAAPYWAALADPAELGAAGPAALEGVPVVEVHESLPLVTRYWAAVFDSVPDCAATVVAPDLRAVLECVRAGAGLAVLPRYLCQDALDRGEIVSLLEPALPPLRTWFLVVRAGSLALAHLARAHDRLLRAAAHW
- a CDS encoding globin domain-containing protein; amino-acid sequence: MLEARHRMDAPPTRSARATGRIPSGGGAIEPSPDAVLIRRTLAEIAPVADKVTSYFYALVFTGHPEVREMFPAAMDVQRDRLLKALLTAAEHIDDPAVLIPYLRRLGAGHRKYGTVAAHYPAVGEALIGALARYAELTWGPETEAAWVRAYTAISQTMIDAAAQDEARAPAWWHAEVVSHDLRTSDIAVLTVRPDQPYPFLAGQYTSLETPWWPRVWRHYSFASAPRADGLLSFHVKAVPAGWVSNALVRHARPGDVLRLGPPAGSMVVDHSTDNGMLCLGGGTGIAPIKALIEDVAEHGERRPVEVFFGARSDHDLYDKDTLLGLQRSHPWLSVRPVIGEGLAGQLPQAIGEHGPWSSYDAFISGPPAMIRSGVDALKRIGIPGERIRYDALEELAGVAG
- a CDS encoding cystathionine gamma-lyase, with amino-acid sequence MNEHTPGEAAAAATAAGRYGDGTRAVRAGLPEPVKNEPPLPGPVFAAHFHLPGEVSGPYTYGRDTNPTWTLLERAIGELEAPGREGVETVVFASGMAAVSAVLLSQARTGDTVVLPDDGYQALPLVREQLEAYGVHVRTAATGGDGQLAALEGARLLWIETPSNPGLDVCDVRRLVRAAHAGGTLVAVDNTLATPLGQRPLELGADFSVASGTKGLTGHGDLLLGYVVCRDPELAAGIRHWRKIVGAIPGPMEAWLAHRSLATIQLRTERQWGNALAVAEALADRPEVTGVRYPGLASDPSHKTAAGQMRGFGSVVSFTLPDRAHAERFMTALHLVEDATSFGGVRSTAERRGRWGGDAVPEGFIRFSAGAEDPGDLVADVLRALDSAGSGS